A portion of the Gossypium arboreum isolate Shixiya-1 chromosome 8, ASM2569848v2, whole genome shotgun sequence genome contains these proteins:
- the LOC108468794 gene encoding ammonium transporter 2 member 5-like: MSLPSNLHPDEASPPWLNKGDNSWQLTAATLVGLQSVPGLVILYGSIVKKKWAVNSAFMALYAFAAVLICWVGWGYRMSFGDKFIPFLGMPNVSLDAQYLIDRAFLGYLPNATMIYFQFVFAAITLILIAGALLGRMNFLAWMLFVPLWVTFSYTITAYSIWCPGGWLAKRGLIDYSGGYVIHLSSGVAGFTAAYWVGPRTTKDRERFPPNNILLMLAGAGLLWMGWTGFNGGDPYTVSTDASLAVLNTHVCTATSLLTWLILDCIFFGKPSVVGATQGMITGLVCITPAAGVVQGWAAILMGMMSGSIPWYTMIVLHKKVWFLKQVDDTMAVFHTHAVAGSLGGILTGVFAVPKFNRLFYMVTDWQHYIGLFYGFHDGRTTAGFRQLGVQLLGILFVVFVHATMTSIICLLISLVVPLRLSEEELQTGDDAIHGEEAYALWGDGEKYESKHNSV, from the exons ATGTCTCTACCCTCGAACTTGCATCCCGATGAGGCTAGCCCACCTTGGTTGAACAAAGGAGACAATTCTTGGCAGCTCACCGCAGCCACCCTGGTGGGGCTCCAAAGTGTTCCGGGACTCGTGATACTATACGGGAGCATTGTGAAGAAGAAATGGGCTGTCAACTCGGCTTTCATGGCCCTTTACGCCTTTGCTGCTGTCCTTATTTGTTGGGTCGGGTGGGGGTACCGTATGTCTTTCGGGGACAAGTTCATTCCCTTCCTAGGGATGCCTAACGTGTCCTTGGACGCTCAGTATCTCATTGACAGGGCCTTTCTTGGCTATTTGCCAAATGCAACCATGATATATTTCCAGTTCGTGTTTGCAGCTATCACTTTGATTCTCATAGCCGGGGCATTGCTTGGAAGGATGAATTTCCTTGCATGGATGTTGTTTGTGCCACTCTGGGTGACGTTTTCCTACACAATCACTGCCTACAGTATTTGGTGCCCTGGAGGGTGGCTGGCTAAGCGTGGCCTTATTGATtattctggaggatatgttatTCATTTATCGTCTGGTGTAGCTGGTTTCACTGCAGCTTACTGG GTTGGACCAAGGACTACAAAGGACAGGGAGAGGTTCCCACCAAACAACATCCTGCTGATGCTTGCAGGGGCTGGACTGCTTTGGATGGGATGGACCGGTTTCAATGGTGGCGATCCGTATACTGTCAGTACGGACGCTTCGTTGGCCGTCCTTAACACCCACGTTTGCACTGCCACTAGCTTATTGACATGGCTCATACTTGACTGTATTTTCTTTGGGAAACCCTCCGTGGTTGGAGCCACTCAAGGCATGATCACTGGTCTAGTTTGCATCACCCCAGCAGCAG GAGTGGTGCAAGGATGGGCAGCAATATTGATGGGAATGATGTCTGGTAGCATCCCATGGTACACAATGATCGTCCTACACAAGAAGGTATGGTTTCTGAAGCAAGTGGATGACACGATGGCTGTGTTCCATACGCACGCGGTGGCAGGCAGCTTAGGAGGGATTCTGACTGGCGTGTTCGCGGTGCCTAAGTTCAACCGGCTTTTCTACATGGTGACCGATTGGCAGCACTACATCGGTCTTTTCTACGGATTCCATGACGGTCGTACAACAGCAGGGTTCAGGCAATTGGGTGTTCAATTGTTAGGGATCTTGTTTGTGGTGTTCGTGCATGCAACCATGACGAGCATAATATGCTTGTTGATAAGCTTGGTGGTTCCACTGAGGTTGAGTGAGGAGGAGTTGCAAACTGGGGATGATGCAATCCATGGAGAGGAAGCATATGCATTGTGGGGAGATGGGGAGAAATACGAGTCTAAGCACAACTCTGTTTAA
- the LOC108468793 gene encoding 30S ribosomal protein S11, chloroplastic-like yields MAKLIPKVGSRGMGAECTEKCTRIPKGVIHVQASFNNTIVIYSVCTGRVISWSSASTCGFKGTRRGPFCFSNRSGNAIRARVDQGMQRAEVMIKGPGLERDASLRAIRRSVSTYGPECAAEKGILTRGHSRNKWSIVSALSPHLGQLVDSFMKVSKL; encoded by the exons ATGGCAAAACTTATACCAAAAGTTGGTTCACGAGGAATGGGCGCAGAGTGCACGGAAAAGTGCACGAGAATACCAAAAGGAGTTATTCATGTTCAAGCAAGTTTCAACAATACCATTGTTATTTATTCTGTATGTACGGGTCGGGTAATCTCTTGGTCCTCCGCTAGCACTTGTGGATTCAAGGGTACAAGAAGGGGACCCTTTTGCTTCTCAAACCGCAGCGGAAATGCTATTCGAGCAAGAGTAGACCAAGGTATGCAACGAGCGGAAGTTATGATAAAGGGTCCCGGTCTCGAAAGAGATGCATCATTACGAGCTATTCGTAGAAGTG TCTCCACATATGGCCCAGAGTGCGCAGCAGAAAAGGGAATATTGACAAGGG GGCATTCTCGAAATAAGTGGTCCATTGTCTCAGCTCTTTCACCACACCTGGGACAACTT GTAGATAGTTTCATGAAAGTCTCCAAATTGTAA